DNA from Thermoanaerobaculia bacterium:
CGCGTCGCATCCGAGTGTCTTGAAGGCGTACACGTTCGCCCGGTACGGAACTTCGGAGGGCGAGATCCGGTGCCCCCGGCCGTGCCGCGCGAGGAAAGCGACCGGAATCCCCGAGAGCTCCCCGAGAACGAGGGCATCCGAGGGATCGCCGAAGGGAGTCCGGATACGGCGCTCCTCGCGCGCCGAGAGGCCGGGCATGTCGTAGAGTCCGCTCCCCCCGAGAATCCCGATGCGCGCCGTCATGCGCAAATCCTCGCGCTCATCTCCGCCTTCACGCCACGTTCCTTGGCGGCTTCACGCCACCGTCCTCTGATGCTCTTCGATCGCCGCGACGACGTCGAGAGCGAGAGCGAGAGCCGCGCGGCCGTCCGCGCCCGACACGAGGGCCGGGGCCTCCCCCCGGCACGCCGCCGCGAAACCGGCGAGCTCGCGCCGCAGCGGCTCCTCGCGCTCGACCGGCACGATCGCCGGAACGATCGTCGGCCGCCCGTCCGGACCCGGACTCAGGCGCACGGCGCCGATCTCCTGTGTTCCCATGTCGATCGACACGTAATGGGCCGGTGCGAACACGCGGAACTTCCGGACTTTGTCGGCCGAGACGCGGGACGCCGTCAGGTTCGCGACGCAGCCTCCGGCGAACGCGATCCGCGCGTTGGCGATGTCGATCCTCGGCGTCAGCACCGCGACGCCGGCCGCCCGCACCTCGACCACGGGCCTCGCGACGATCGCCTGCGCGATCTGCAGATCGTGAATCATCAGGTCGAGCACGACGTCGACGTCGAGCGAGCGCGCGGTGAAGACGCCGAGGCGGTGCGTTTCGATGAACCGCGCTCCCGCCGCGAGCGGCAGCGCCGCCTCGACGGCAGGATTGAACCGCTCGATGTGCCCGACCTGGAGAACGAGGCGGCGCCGCGAGGCCCGGCGAATCAGGTCGTCGGCCTCGGCGAGCGTCGCGGTCATCGGTTTTTCCACGAGCACGTGCCGGCCCGCATCGAGGGCCGCCGCCGCGACGTCCCGGTGGGCGACCGTCGGGGTCGCGACGACGACGGCGTCCGAGGCGTCGATCAGCGCGTCGAGGGAGTCGAGCGCCGGAACGCCGAATTCGGCGGCGACTTCGGCGGCCCGGCCGGGCCGCGCGTCGTAGACGCCGGCCGGCCGGATGCCTTCGAGACCCGTGAGCACGCGCGCGTGGTGACGTCCGAGGGAACCGACCCCCGCGACGCCGACGGCGAGCGCGCCGCTCACTTGTGAACGCCCCGCTTCGCCGAGCGAACGAACCCGGCCACGTACGCGGCGTCGGGATCGCCCGGAAAATCCTCTTCGATGCGCTCGAGCGCCTGCGACGTGTTCCACTTCGGCGACGTGAGGCGCCGGAAGATCTCCTTGAGCCGCTCGATCCGCTCTTCGGAGAATCCCTTCCGCTTCAGCCCGATCGTGTTCACTCCGTACGTCTTCACGACGTCGGTGCCGACCGTCTTCACGAAGGGAAGGACGTCCTGCGCCGCGCGGGTCATCGCGCCGACGAAAGCGTGCCGGCCGACCCGGGAGAACTGCTGGACCGCGCAGAAAGCCTCGAGGATCGCGTCGTCGCCGATCTCGACGTGTCCCGCGAGGGCCGCGTAGTTGGCGAAGATCGTGCGGGAGCCCACCTGGCAGTCGTGCGCGATGTGGATGTAGGCCATCAGGTAGTTCTCGTCGCCGATCCTCGTCACGCCTCCTCCGCCGGCGGTGCCGCGGTGGACCGTCAGGAACTCGCGGAAGACGTTCCGCGCGCCGACGCGGAGCTCCGTCTTCTCGTCGCGGTATTTCAGATCCTGGGGAGCGAGCCCGAGCGCCGCGTGCGGGAAGATGCGGTTGCCCTCCCCGAAGAAGGCCGGCCCTTCGATCACCGCGTGCGCGCCGACCCGGCACCCGGACGACAGGGTGACGTCGTCGCCGACGACGGCGTAGGGGCCGATCTCCACCCCGTCGGCGACTTCGGCCTTCGGAGAGACGAGCGCGGTCGGATGGATCATGCGCCCGGCGCCTCGACGATCGAGGACAGGATCACCGCTTCCGCGCACAGCTTGCCGTCGACGAGCGCGCGTCCCCGCGCCTTGCACAGGCGGAGCTTCGCCGAGACGATCTCGAGCTCGAGGCGGAGCTGGTCTCCGGGGATCACGGGCCGCCGGAACTTGCAGGCGTCGATTCCGGTGAAGTACGGGATCTTGTTCCCCCGGTCCGGCACGGAACCGAGGAGACAGACGGCGGCCGTCTGGGCCATCGCTTCGACGACGAGCACGCCCGGCATCACGGGATTTCCCGGAAAGTGGCCCTGGAAGAACTCCTCGTTGATCGAGACGTTCTTGAGCCCGACCGCGCGTTTCCCGGGCTCCATCTCCAGGATCCGGTCGACGAGGATGAACGGGTACCGGTGCGGGATGATCCGAAGGATCTCGTGGATCGAGAGCTCCATCACTCCTCCTTGTCCGTTCGCGCCTCGAGAGCCCGGACCCGGTCGAAGAGCTCCGGCAGCCGGTCGGCCGCCGCCTCGCGGCGAAGGAAGTCCGCGTGGGGCTCGGCCGGCATCCCCGACACGACCGCCCCGGGTTCGACCTCGCGCATCACGCCCGCCTGGGCCGTCACGATCGCGCGATCGCCCACGACCATCCGATCGGCGACGCCGACCTGCCCCGCGAGGGTCGCCCCGCTGCCGATCCTCGCCGACCCGGCGATCCCCGTCTGTCCGCAGATGATCGCGTGCTCGCCGACGACGACGTTGTGGCCGATCTGCACGAGATTGTCGATCTTCGTTCCGCGCCCGATCCGCGTTTCGGTGAGCGCCGCCCGGTCGATGCAGGCATTGGCTCCCACGTCGACGTCGTCCTCGAGCACGACGATCCCGATCTGCGGGATCCGCCGGTGGGCCGAACCGTCCCACACGTAGCCGAAACCGTCGGCCCCGATCACGGCTCCCGCCGCGATCCGGCAGCGGTTGCCGACGCGGCAGGCCGCGGCGACGACGGCTCCCGGCCCGAGGCGCACGTCGTCGCCGAGCTCCGCCCCGGCGCCGACGAACGCGTTCGCTTCCAGGTGACACCGCTCGCCGAGAACGGCTCCGCGCTCGACGACCGCGCCCGGGCCGATCGACGCTCCGGCGCCCACCCTCGCCTCGGGAGAGACGACCGCCGTGGGCGCCCGTCCGGGTTCCGGCCGGGCCTCGGGATGGAGGTGCGCCAGCGCGGCCGC
Protein-coding regions in this window:
- a CDS encoding Gfo/Idh/MocA family oxidoreductase, whose product is MSGALAVGVAGVGSLGRHHARVLTGLEGIRPAGVYDARPGRAAEVAAEFGVPALDSLDALIDASDAVVVATPTVAHRDVAAAALDAGRHVLVEKPMTATLAEADDLIRRASRRRLVLQVGHIERFNPAVEAALPLAAGARFIETHRLGVFTARSLDVDVVLDLMIHDLQIAQAIVARPVVEVRAAGVAVLTPRIDIANARIAFAGGCVANLTASRVSADKVRKFRVFAPAHYVSIDMGTQEIGAVRLSPGPDGRPTIVPAIVPVEREEPLRRELAGFAAACRGEAPALVSGADGRAALALALDVVAAIEEHQRTVA
- the fabZ gene encoding 3-hydroxyacyl-ACP dehydratase FabZ; this translates as MELSIHEILRIIPHRYPFILVDRILEMEPGKRAVGLKNVSINEEFFQGHFPGNPVMPGVLVVEAMAQTAAVCLLGSVPDRGNKIPYFTGIDACKFRRPVIPGDQLRLELEIVSAKLRLCKARGRALVDGKLCAEAVILSSIVEAPGA
- the lpxA gene encoding acyl-ACP--UDP-N-acetylglucosamine O-acyltransferase, with translation MIHPTALVSPKAEVADGVEIGPYAVVGDDVTLSSGCRVGAHAVIEGPAFFGEGNRIFPHAALGLAPQDLKYRDEKTELRVGARNVFREFLTVHRGTAGGGGVTRIGDENYLMAYIHIAHDCQVGSRTIFANYAALAGHVEIGDDAILEAFCAVQQFSRVGRHAFVGAMTRAAQDVLPFVKTVGTDVVKTYGVNTIGLKRKGFSEERIERLKEIFRRLTSPKWNTSQALERIEEDFPGDPDAAYVAGFVRSAKRGVHK
- the lpxD gene encoding UDP-3-O-(3-hydroxymyristoyl)glucosamine N-acyltransferase — protein: MKPFSLAEIAGVTGATLAGPGDLVFRGVAPLADAGPEEMSFVAGPRNAAAARTSRAGALIVAAVDLAGGRPALVHPNPAAAFAAALAHLHPEARPEPGRAPTAVVSPEARVGAGASIGPGAVVERGAVLGERCHLEANAFVGAGAELGDDVRLGPGAVVAAACRVGNRCRIAAGAVIGADGFGYVWDGSAHRRIPQIGIVVLEDDVDVGANACIDRAALTETRIGRGTKIDNLVQIGHNVVVGEHAIICGQTGIAGSARIGSGATLAGQVGVADRMVVGDRAIVTAQAGVMREVEPGAVVSGMPAEPHADFLRREAAADRLPELFDRVRALEARTDKEE